Within the candidate division KSB1 bacterium genome, the region CTTTCGGCCGATGAAATTTTGCTTCATTTTCCCAGTCTCACATTTTCCGACATTTATGCTGCTTTGACCTACTATTTTGATCACAAGGAACAGATCGATAACGACATCAGAGAAGAGGAAAAATTTTCAGAATCATTTCTCAAAAGACATCCTTCAAAGTTAAAATCGAAATTGAAGGAAGCGTATGTCTGAAAAAATTCGTTTTCATCTCGATGAAAATGTTTCAACTGCTATTGCGCGAAGCTTGAGAAAACGTGGCATAGATGTCACCACAACCCCTGAGCTAAATCTGATACAAGCAACCGATGAAGATCAATTAGATTTTGCTCGAAAACAAGGTCGAGTACTGGTTACGCACGATAGCGACTTTC harbors:
- a CDS encoding DUF433 domain-containing protein; this encodes MEKNHIQITPGICGGKPHISGHRIRVQDIVIWHEKMGLSADEILLHFPSLTFSDIYAALTYYFDHKEQIDNDIREEEKFSESFLKRHPSKLKSKLKEAYV
- a CDS encoding DUF5615 family PIN-like protein — translated: MSEKIRFHLDENVSTAIARSLRKRGIDVTTTPELNLIQATDEDQLDFARKQGRVLVTHDSDFLRLHDQGFPHCGIVFCRLGSKSIGQMIKSLILIYEILEPAEMMNCIEFL